A genome region from Chitinophagales bacterium includes the following:
- a CDS encoding tetratricopeptide repeat protein, protein MKALAQVFFLFILLQNAFAQQTLVYSDAWKSYQKGLELWNEKNFTSSRNAFEDALLQPFSNASNPDVLLQNLHFYIAACAVENNDKDAEQCLNNYMLRFHETDKRKLIYYYAGKLAFQEKKYSNAIEHLAKVKEQDLLPEQLDNYRFMLGYSYFAKKKFEEAKPLFHSLLTAEEKYFYPANYYYAFICFYTKDFDAALNSFLKIQDSKMYAGVIPYYIAQIYYAQQAYKKVVEYIPTKVNDSGVMYKPELNFLLGQAYFQLSEYAKALPLLDAYLSKQSKANKHELYQLGYAQYKTGDYKRAIENFVQLNLLNDTLGQNATYALADCYLKTNKKAQALTAFQSAAAMSFDKEIQTTATFNYGKLLVETGGYSEAVNTLKNFIENNAGSAYYEEANELLATALFQTKNYEAAYELIEGMNLRSPKLNETYQKLTYFRAIQLLNDAKPAEAEALCNKSLGITADKNITARALFVKGEAQYQQKNYAGAASNFAKSLEFNAKYDNSFFPFLVHYNIGYSFFKEKQYKYAAAAFERAISENSSELTVLQKEKLLPDAYLRFADCAFVTQQYNSALDAYATIENKNWQSAEYALFQKGILYGLMNKSAEKVRTLESLMIRFPSSKFRDQAYNEIGETHLENANYDAAQTAYEQILNRFPSSVLVPKAYLKIALVAYNKGKKQEAFEAYKKVVNQFPKSIEAKEALVAIKEIAVEIGKTDEYVAMASGFGSITSGQKDSLTWQAAETAYNNGEYSRALTLLSNYINTFPTGYFVSEALFARAECYLRDKNFQQAFKDFKALEENKPTKFYERALLKASGIAYFELKDYAEAFALYEKLLQAASNPANTYSAQLGLLKSADKLNYDAKIIEYADVVLQNNQLKESDVVEISYMKGRALYRLNEYDKALPLLNKVAAAAVSEKAAECKYYTCKIAYDKQQYKASLDSCIKLKNKFSAYEFWVVKTFILMADNYVALDNSFQAKATLESIVLNYNGDAALKSEAQQKLDALRENELNKSKLYQEIPADSLLMENPSDVK, encoded by the coding sequence ATGAAGGCATTGGCGCAGGTATTTTTTTTATTCATTTTGTTGCAAAACGCATTTGCGCAGCAAACATTGGTGTATTCCGATGCGTGGAAATCATATCAAAAAGGATTGGAATTATGGAACGAAAAAAACTTTACGTCTTCGCGCAATGCGTTTGAAGATGCACTGCTTCAGCCCTTTTCAAACGCAAGTAATCCTGATGTTTTGTTGCAAAATCTACACTTCTACATTGCGGCATGTGCAGTAGAAAACAACGATAAAGATGCAGAGCAGTGTTTAAATAATTACATGCTGCGATTTCACGAAACCGATAAGCGAAAACTTATCTACTACTATGCAGGAAAGTTAGCCTTTCAAGAAAAGAAGTATAGCAATGCCATAGAGCATTTGGCAAAAGTGAAAGAGCAAGACTTGTTGCCGGAGCAGCTCGATAACTACAGATTTATGCTGGGTTACAGTTATTTTGCCAAAAAGAAGTTTGAAGAGGCCAAGCCACTTTTTCATTCATTGCTTACTGCCGAAGAAAAGTATTTCTATCCGGCAAACTATTACTACGCCTTCATTTGTTTTTATACAAAAGATTTTGATGCAGCCCTCAATAGTTTTTTAAAAATACAAGATTCTAAGATGTATGCAGGTGTAATACCGTATTACATTGCTCAAATCTACTATGCTCAACAGGCGTATAAAAAAGTGGTGGAGTACATTCCCACTAAAGTGAACGATAGTGGCGTAATGTATAAGCCGGAATTGAACTTTTTATTGGGGCAAGCATATTTTCAACTTTCGGAATATGCAAAAGCATTGCCATTATTAGATGCATATCTTTCTAAGCAAAGCAAGGCCAATAAGCACGAATTGTATCAGTTAGGTTATGCGCAGTACAAAACAGGCGACTATAAACGCGCCATAGAAAATTTTGTACAACTAAATTTATTGAATGATACGCTTGGGCAAAATGCTACCTATGCCTTGGCAGATTGCTATTTAAAAACCAATAAAAAAGCACAAGCACTCACCGCTTTTCAAAGTGCTGCAGCTATGAGTTTCGATAAGGAAATTCAAACAACGGCAACCTTTAATTATGGAAAACTATTGGTTGAAACAGGCGGCTATAGCGAAGCGGTGAATACGCTTAAAAACTTTATTGAAAACAATGCAGGAAGTGCTTACTACGAAGAGGCAAACGAACTATTGGCAACAGCACTGTTTCAAACTAAAAACTATGAGGCCGCTTATGAACTTATAGAAGGGATGAATCTAAGGAGTCCTAAGTTGAATGAAACATACCAAAAGCTTACTTACTTTAGGGCAATACAATTGCTCAACGATGCTAAACCCGCAGAGGCAGAAGCATTATGCAATAAAAGTTTAGGAATTACTGCCGATAAAAATATTACAGCAAGAGCATTATTCGTAAAAGGCGAAGCGCAATATCAACAAAAAAACTATGCAGGTGCAGCATCTAACTTTGCAAAGAGTTTAGAGTTTAATGCTAAGTACGATAATTCGTTTTTCCCGTTTCTTGTTCATTACAACATAGGTTACTCATTTTTTAAAGAAAAGCAATACAAGTATGCTGCTGCTGCATTCGAGCGAGCTATTAGTGAAAATAGCAGTGAGCTTACAGTGCTTCAAAAGGAGAAATTGTTGCCCGATGCTTACTTGCGCTTTGCCGATTGTGCATTTGTAACACAGCAGTATAATAGCGCTTTAGATGCTTATGCTACCATAGAAAACAAGAACTGGCAAAGTGCAGAGTATGCACTTTTTCAAAAAGGAATTTTATATGGATTGATGAATAAAAGTGCCGAAAAAGTTCGCACGCTTGAATCGCTTATGATTCGCTTCCCCTCCAGTAAGTTTAGAGATCAAGCCTACAACGAAATTGGTGAAACGCACTTAGAGAATGCTAATTACGATGCCGCTCAAACTGCTTATGAGCAAATATTAAACCGCTTTCCTTCAAGCGTTTTAGTGCCTAAGGCATATTTGAAAATTGCATTGGTGGCATACAATAAAGGTAAAAAACAAGAAGCATTCGAAGCATACAAGAAAGTGGTAAATCAATTTCCCAAATCTATAGAGGCAAAAGAGGCGTTGGTAGCTATAAAAGAAATTGCGGTAGAAATTGGCAAAACCGATGAGTACGTAGCAATGGCATCGGGTTTTGGAAGTATCACTTCGGGGCAAAAAGATTCGCTAACATGGCAAGCTGCCGAAACTGCCTATAACAATGGTGAATATAGCCGGGCACTTACCTTGCTTTCTAACTACATCAACACATTTCCTACCGGGTATTTTGTGAGCGAAGCACTTTTTGCCCGAGCAGAGTGCTACCTGCGTGATAAAAATTTTCAACAAGCATTTAAAGATTTCAAAGCGCTTGAAGAAAATAAGCCCACTAAGTTTTATGAGCGTGCATTGTTGAAAGCATCGGGTATTGCATATTTTGAATTGAAAGATTATGCAGAAGCTTTTGCTCTGTACGAAAAATTGTTGCAGGCAGCCTCCAATCCGGCTAATACATATTCAGCTCAGTTGGGGTTATTAAAGAGTGCCGATAAATTGAACTACGATGCAAAAATTATCGAATATGCCGATGTGGTTTTGCAAAACAATCAATTGAAAGAAAGCGATGTGGTAGAGATTAGTTATATGAAAGGACGTGCGCTGTACCGCCTAAACGAATACGATAAAGCGCTACCACTGCTAAATAAAGTAGCTGCAGCAGCCGTGAGTGAAAAAGCTGCAGAGTGTAAGTACTATACTTGCAAAATCGCATACGATAAGCAGCAATACAAGGCTTCGTTAGATAGTTGTATTAAATTGAAAAACAAGTTCTCTGCTTATGAGTTTTGGGTGGTTAAAACATTCATACTAATGGCAGATAATTATGTGGCACTCGATAACTCGTTTCAAGCAAAAGCAACTTTAGAAAGTATTGTTTTGAACTATAATGGAGATGCCGCATTAAAAAGTGAGGCACAGCAAAAATTAGATGCTTTGCGCGAAAATGAATTAAACAAGTCTAAACTATATCAAGAGATTCCGGCAGATAGTTTATTGATGGAAAATCCTTCTGACGTAAAATAA
- a CDS encoding M48 family metallopeptidase, translating into MATIILYAIIAFILLEFIVTKAIDLLNLKTWDKPIPVELADLYNAEKFAKARQYAKANAKLKTVSGFVSLIVIVAFLWVKGFAWIDSISANISANIVVQALVFFGIIGGANFLIQLPFSLYSTFVIEQQFGFNKTTWATFFADTFKTILLSIIIGGGIIALLTYLHQWLGNGFWIAGWIIVSVFMVLLAAFYTSVLLPVFNKLSPLGAGDLRSAIERYAAKVNFPLTNIFVIDGSKRSSKANAFFSGLGNQKNIVLYDTLINDLSQEEITAVLAHEVGHYKKKHVQKSMVLSVAQIGVMFFVFGWLSTSPLMAEVLGAAKNNFHLSLITFSLLFSPVSLLTGILMHIYSRKNEYEADAYAKETFAAEPLISALKKLTVNNLGNPQPHPAFIFLHYSHPTLLQRMKAMQ; encoded by the coding sequence ATGGCAACTATAATTTTATATGCAATTATTGCATTTATACTGCTGGAGTTTATTGTAACTAAGGCAATTGATTTATTGAATTTAAAAACATGGGATAAACCAATTCCTGTTGAGTTGGCAGATTTATATAATGCCGAAAAGTTCGCTAAAGCAAGGCAATATGCAAAGGCAAATGCCAAGCTCAAAACAGTTTCGGGCTTTGTTTCACTCATTGTAATTGTGGCATTTTTGTGGGTAAAAGGCTTTGCGTGGATAGATAGTATAAGTGCTAACATTTCTGCCAATATTGTAGTGCAAGCATTGGTGTTTTTCGGCATTATTGGTGGTGCAAATTTTTTGATTCAGTTGCCGTTTTCGCTGTATAGCACCTTTGTAATTGAGCAGCAGTTTGGATTCAACAAAACTACTTGGGCAACTTTCTTTGCCGATACTTTTAAAACAATTTTGTTAAGCATAATTATTGGCGGTGGCATTATTGCTCTGCTTACGTATTTGCACCAGTGGTTGGGCAATGGATTTTGGATTGCAGGCTGGATAATTGTAAGTGTTTTCATGGTGTTGTTGGCGGCTTTTTATACTTCGGTATTGCTGCCTGTGTTTAATAAACTTTCGCCTTTAGGCGCAGGCGATTTACGTAGCGCCATAGAGCGCTATGCTGCAAAGGTGAACTTTCCGCTCACCAATATCTTTGTAATAGACGGCAGTAAGCGAAGTTCTAAAGCCAATGCTTTCTTTAGCGGCTTGGGAAATCAAAAAAATATTGTGCTGTACGATACGCTTATCAACGATTTGTCGCAGGAAGAAATAACAGCAGTTTTGGCACACGAAGTGGGGCACTACAAAAAGAAACACGTGCAAAAAAGTATGGTGTTGAGTGTGGCGCAAATAGGTGTAATGTTTTTTGTTTTTGGTTGGCTTTCTACTAGTCCGCTAATGGCTGAAGTGTTGGGTGCTGCAAAAAACAATTTTCATTTATCGCTCATTACGTTTTCGCTATTGTTTAGTCCGGTGAGCTTGCTTACGGGAATTTTAATGCACATTTATTCGCGTAAAAATGAGTACGAGGCCGATGCGTATGCCAAGGAAACTTTTGCAGCAGAGCCACTCATTTCGGCACTCAAAAAGTTGACGGTAAATAATTTGGGAAACCCTCAGCCGCACCCTGCATTTATTTTTCTGCATTATTCTCATCCAACCTTGTTGCAGCGAATGAAAGCCATGCAGTAA
- a CDS encoding penicillin acylase family protein, translated as MKKIGAAVSAIITLVLIVSFNSKLGPLPALGKLLNPNYGIWQNVETSENFKDASIQLKGLKGKVSVLYDERLVPHIRAENDEDLYFMQGFVTAKHRLWQMEIATHAAAGRVSEIIGEKGLESDRTMRRIGMVFGAENSEDFIAKDEESKRLITAYCNGVNAYIQSLSKKELPIEYKLLGYEPEAWKPKKVALLLKNMANMLSVYEYDIQNTAFVEKFGKDEFQKLYPDFIENEDPIISDEAIEQSIGGSIKQASAPSAKTRPLESDVLPPSNRKLHSGKASFAEPSFSYPATTIQDENAMASNNWAVHGSKTATGKPILCNDPHLKLSLPSIWYEMHLSSPTTNVYGATLPGAPAVIIGCNDSIAWGVTNGGRDVRDWYKIEFNNNSRTAYKLDGAWQPTTFKIETFKVNGQPDFIDTIVFTKFGPVVYDRNFGDAPIKQNLAMKWTAHLASNEFKTFYLMNRGKNYDDYRAALQYFTCPSQNFVFASAAGDIAITQQGKFPVRDRASEQGKYISTAESKNDWTSFIPNEKNPTEKNPARGFVSSANQHPTTAAYEYYYPGVGVYENYRNRVINNLLRSMSHVTADDMKKMQNNNYFLLPAEAQPVLIGLLDTTQLNSEEKKVLAVLQQWNFYAEPNALAPVYFEIWWNELRRMLFDEMLDPKTALKQPTFYTIVDMLKKDSTSIFYDIAATPEKETRTDIVLQSFKVIAESLRKNEFVEVHEPYGTDVPHKLASTQNLDWGKYKATKIEHLAKLDAFSSLNVYNGGNLGVINATNSTNGPSWRMVIDFGEKKAYTVYPGGQSGNPASKFYDNMVNTWAKGEHYLAAFFNEEPRKLFQETYYP; from the coding sequence ATGAAGAAAATAGGAGCCGCAGTTTCGGCAATTATTACATTGGTGTTGATAGTGAGTTTTAATAGTAAACTCGGTCCGCTGCCCGCGCTGGGTAAGCTGCTAAATCCCAATTATGGTATATGGCAAAATGTAGAAACAAGTGAAAATTTCAAGGATGCCAGTATTCAATTAAAGGGCTTGAAAGGAAAGGTAAGTGTGTTGTACGATGAGCGGTTGGTGCCGCATATTCGGGCAGAGAATGACGAAGATTTGTATTTTATGCAAGGCTTTGTTACCGCTAAGCACCGACTTTGGCAAATGGAAATTGCAACCCATGCAGCAGCAGGTCGCGTGAGCGAAATTATTGGAGAAAAGGGATTGGAAAGCGACCGCACTATGCGTAGAATAGGCATGGTATTTGGCGCAGAAAATTCTGAAGATTTTATTGCTAAAGATGAGGAAAGTAAACGCCTGATAACCGCTTATTGCAACGGTGTTAATGCTTACATTCAATCGCTATCTAAAAAAGAATTGCCCATAGAATATAAGCTGTTGGGTTATGAACCTGAAGCATGGAAGCCAAAGAAAGTGGCACTCTTGCTAAAGAACATGGCAAATATGCTTAGTGTGTATGAATACGATATTCAGAATACTGCATTTGTAGAAAAATTTGGAAAAGATGAGTTTCAAAAACTATATCCCGATTTTATAGAAAATGAAGATCCAATAATTTCAGACGAAGCAATTGAGCAAAGCATTGGTGGCAGCATAAAGCAAGCATCAGCACCAAGCGCTAAAACCCGGCCGTTGGAGAGTGATGTGTTACCGCCTTCAAACAGAAAATTGCATTCCGGTAAAGCATCTTTTGCAGAACCTTCATTTTCATATCCGGCAACCACTATACAAGATGAAAATGCAATGGCGTCTAATAACTGGGCTGTGCATGGTAGTAAAACAGCCACCGGTAAACCAATTTTGTGCAACGACCCACACTTGAAATTGTCATTGCCATCCATTTGGTACGAAATGCACTTATCGTCCCCAACCACTAATGTGTATGGAGCTACCTTGCCCGGAGCACCTGCGGTAATTATTGGTTGCAACGATAGCATAGCATGGGGCGTAACCAACGGTGGCCGCGATGTGCGCGATTGGTATAAAATAGAGTTCAACAACAATAGTAGAACTGCTTACAAATTAGATGGCGCATGGCAACCAACTACATTTAAAATCGAAACCTTTAAAGTAAATGGGCAGCCCGATTTTATAGATACTATCGTTTTTACAAAGTTTGGCCCCGTAGTGTACGATAGGAATTTTGGCGATGCACCAATAAAGCAAAACCTTGCCATGAAATGGACGGCACACCTGGCTTCCAACGAGTTTAAAACTTTTTACTTAATGAATCGCGGTAAGAATTACGATGATTACCGTGCAGCATTACAATATTTTACCTGCCCATCTCAGAATTTTGTATTTGCTTCTGCCGCTGGCGATATTGCTATCACACAGCAGGGGAAGTTTCCTGTGCGAGATCGTGCTTCTGAACAAGGGAAATATATTTCTACTGCGGAATCAAAAAACGATTGGACCTCATTTATTCCAAACGAAAAAAATCCAACTGAAAAGAATCCTGCACGCGGTTTTGTAAGCAGTGCTAACCAGCATCCAACTACTGCAGCTTATGAGTATTACTATCCGGGTGTTGGTGTGTACGAAAATTATAGAAACCGAGTAATAAATAATTTGCTCCGCAGCATGAGCCATGTTACTGCAGATGATATGAAGAAAATGCAGAACAATAATTACTTCTTATTGCCTGCCGAAGCTCAGCCGGTACTCATTGGTTTGCTAGATACTACGCAGTTAAATAGTGAAGAGAAGAAAGTGTTGGCGGTATTGCAGCAATGGAATTTTTATGCTGAACCCAATGCGCTTGCACCTGTGTATTTTGAAATTTGGTGGAATGAATTGCGCAGGATGTTATTCGATGAAATGCTCGATCCTAAAACGGCACTCAAGCAGCCTACTTTCTATACCATTGTAGATATGCTCAAAAAAGATAGCACCTCCATTTTTTACGATATTGCAGCTACTCCTGAAAAAGAAACAAGAACCGATATTGTGTTGCAATCGTTTAAAGTAATTGCGGAAAGTTTGCGTAAGAATGAATTTGTAGAAGTGCATGAACCTTACGGTACCGATGTGCCGCATAAATTGGCTTCCACCCAAAATTTAGATTGGGGAAAATACAAAGCCACTAAAATAGAACACTTGGCCAAGCTAGATGCATTTAGTAGTTTGAATGTGTACAATGGTGGAAACCTTGGAGTAATAAATGCTACCAATTCTACCAATGGGCCAAGCTGGCGCATGGTGATAGACTTTGGTGAAAAGAAAGCTTATACCGTTTATCCGGGCGGGCAGAGCGGAAATCCTGCCAGTAAGTTTTATGATAATATGGTGAATACTTGGGCAAAGGGCGAACATTATTTGGCAGCATTTTTTAATGAAGAGCCTCGCAAGTTGTTTCAAGAAACATATTACCCGTAG
- a CDS encoding ATP-binding protein, giving the protein MATVQRIAIVGTESTGKSTLARELSQRFATVFVPEMARIYLEEIGSKWTYNDVLHIARLQLQKEDELLPFANKWLFCDTEMICIKVWLDFYKLPIPVWLTQQIEQRSYTHFLLMDIDLPWEPDTLRENELNRVQLFNAFKVVLKQFNKPYTIISGSETQRADSAAAVLNSLSC; this is encoded by the coding sequence TTGGCAACCGTACAGCGCATAGCAATTGTGGGTACAGAAAGTACCGGAAAATCAACCTTGGCAAGAGAACTTTCCCAAAGATTTGCCACAGTGTTTGTGCCGGAAATGGCGCGTATCTATTTAGAAGAAATTGGTAGTAAATGGACGTACAACGATGTGCTGCATATAGCGCGTTTGCAACTTCAAAAGGAGGATGAGTTGCTGCCCTTTGCCAATAAATGGTTGTTTTGCGATACCGAAATGATTTGCATTAAGGTGTGGCTCGATTTTTACAAACTGCCAATTCCCGTTTGGCTAACACAGCAAATAGAGCAAAGAAGCTATACACACTTTTTACTAATGGATATAGATTTGCCTTGGGAGCCGGATACGCTTCGCGAAAACGAATTGAATCGAGTGCAACTCTTTAATGCTTTTAAAGTTGTGTTGAAACAATTCAATAAGCCCTATACAATTATTAGCGGTAGCGAAACTCAAAGAGCAGATAGTGCCGCAGCCGTATTGAATTCACTTTCTTGTTAA
- a CDS encoding zinc metallopeptidase encodes MFILIAVFAVSALVSWRLKSKFSEYSQVAFRGNLSGAEIASKMLRDNGISDVKITCVEGHLTDHYNPTDKTVNLSPDVYHGRSVAAAAVAAHECGHAVQHARAYAWLGMRSSLVPAVSFASKYVQWILLAGVLVLNVFPWLLVAGIALFALTTIFSFVTLPVEFDASKRALNWLESSGLTTSQEHDLAYDALKWAAMTYVVAAIGSLATLLYYVAMFSRRR; translated from the coding sequence ATGTTCATTTTAATTGCAGTATTTGCTGTAAGTGCTTTAGTAAGTTGGCGTTTAAAAAGTAAGTTTAGCGAGTATTCGCAAGTTGCCTTTCGTGGAAACCTTTCCGGAGCAGAAATAGCTTCTAAAATGCTACGCGACAATGGTATTTCAGATGTAAAAATTACTTGTGTTGAAGGGCATTTAACAGACCATTACAATCCAACCGATAAAACGGTAAATCTTTCTCCCGATGTTTATCATGGAAGGAGTGTTGCTGCTGCTGCGGTAGCAGCACACGAGTGCGGGCACGCTGTGCAACATGCTCGTGCTTATGCTTGGTTGGGAATGCGATCTTCGTTGGTTCCTGCTGTAAGTTTTGCTTCTAAATACGTGCAATGGATTTTATTGGCAGGTGTGCTTGTGCTAAATGTATTTCCGTGGCTTTTGGTGGCAGGTATTGCATTGTTTGCACTCACTACCATTTTTTCGTTTGTTACCTTGCCGGTAGAGTTTGATGCATCTAAAAGGGCATTAAATTGGTTAGAAAGTTCCGGCTTAACCACCTCGCAAGAGCACGATTTGGCTTACGATGCCTTAAAATGGGCCGCCATGACTTATGTGGTTGCAGCCATTGGTTCACTTGCCACTTTGTTGTATTATGTTGCTATGTTTTCGCGAAGAAGATAA